TGTGCCACCGGTGTCCCCATAATATAAAAAGATTGCCAAATCTGCCATTTACTCATTAACTTCGCCTGATAAGGCAGAGCACGTGGAGCAGGTTCTAGAATGCCTGATTGATGCAGCAGAATAGTCCACATTTACTATAGGAGTTTCTACTAGAAACAAAAAGGGTTCCCCGTGGTGGACTGAAGAAAGTGAAAGGAGATATCGTCTCGAGGAAAGCTGCATGGAAGAGCCTTCTTCATAACCAGAGCCCCCTAAATTGGATTAACTACAAGTTTTATGCGACCTTTAAGTGAACAACTGTGCAAGCTAAGGACGATTATAACGCTAATTCAAACACTTACTTCTCTGACACAAAAAACTGGAAACCCCTACAGAGATTCATGGAGCACAACAAGAAACCTTCTGTCAGCCATATTTTGAACTCCGTTGTACTGACCCCAGTTGAAGCTAAGACTAATCCTGATTGCATAGCACGTGGCCTTCCGTTATGATTCCAGGCACAGTGCTCAGTTGTGTTCAGAATGCTGACACAGTGCACTGAGCTTGAAGAGGTCAATGCGTTGGAACTTCTATCTGTCGTAGCTTGTATGAGATCAGCAACTCCAGGTTATGATGGCATATCTGTTAGCATGCTCAAAATTCTTGGCAAGTAACTTTACAGGAGTGTTGCTAAATGTTTTGAACATTTCCCTTAAGAAAACATGGCTACCTGACAAGTGGAAGATGGCTAAAATTATCTTGCTTCTAAAGAATGCCCGAAAAAGGCTTGATTTGGACAACATTCGGCCAATTGCTGTAACTTCTACTATGGTAAAATTAATTGAGAGTTGTTTATAACTGTCTATTGGAGCACATTTATAAAATTAATGCTTTAAGCACCTCTCAGATTGGATTTTGCAGAGGTTGTTCTATATGGTCCGTGCATCTCGATTTAGAAAGCAAGATACAGTTAACTAAAAGAAACTTAGAAGTTTTGGACCTCGTAACACTAGATGTTGCAAAAGCTTATGACAGCATAGAGTGTAGCATTCTACTGAAAAAACTTGCTGCCTTAAACCCTCCATTGCAGATCATCGCTTGGATCAAGGATTTCTTGCACAGAAGAACATTTTTCTTCACAGATGGAAAGTATCATTCTGAGTGATTCTGCCAGACCAGAGGTATACCTCAGGGTTCAGTGCTTTCCCCACTATTTAATATACTACCACATGATATTCTAATAATCCAGGATGTCATGCTGTTtgtgtatgcagatgacattgcattctTTGCTTGCTCCAAAGATATTCACATGCTTTACCAAAAGCTGCAAGCGTATTTATATCTTGTGGTCTGGCTGAATAATTTGCGCATGGTCCTCAGCATTAACAAAAGTGCCCTTCTTGTATTCACTACACTTCAATTGGTTTCCTTATCCCTTATATATCAGAATCAACCGATTCTGAAGATCGATAGACACTATAAGGTACCTGGGAGTCATTTACGATCCTGACCTAGATTGGTGTCCTCATATAAAAAACTTTCAAAGGAATGATGAAATCCTTATTGGCCGATTGATGAGAAAATACAAAAGGAAGTTTGGTATGCATACGGATACTCTATATTACATATATCGCACATATGTTATACCCATTCTTGAATTTGGTTGTGTGCTTACATCTGGCTCTCCAAATTATAAGTTGCAATATTTTATTTATGATAGAGAGACGGGCCCTACGTCAGTGTCTTAGCATTCCTAAGTATGTTGCGAACTCTGTGCTGTATTTAGTAGCAAACATGCCAGATTTAGTGTCGAGATTTCAGCTGCTAACAGTAAAAACTTTTCTTAGAGCATACGAACATGTTCCCGGGACAAGTTACCGGGTGTTTGTCGCACAGCcagcactatttttttttctatgtggcCAAGGTACAAGCTTCCACAAGTCATGTTTACACAGAGTCTATTAGAAAATACAAAGGTTAACCAGCGATCATTTCAATGTGTCGCTTCGATAAAAACATCTAATACTTTGTAAGTTTGATACTGCCTTTCCAAAGAATGTTAAATTCATAGCCAAACGGACACTAGTCGGACTCTTGAATGAGTATCCGGGTGATTTTGCCTCATACAATGTAGTGTCCACGGATGTCTCACAAAAAGATGAGAAATCAGTGATAGGCATTTGCTCTCAAACACTATCATGGAGCTTTGCTATTTGTCTTCCCGATTACTCTAATTTATGTGGCTGAATTCATGGCCATATGCTTGGCCGTATACAAAATTCCAAAAAATGTGTTGCACATAATATTGCTCGCACACTGCCTGTCAGTTATATATGTCGCTAGAAAGCACAAATACATTATTGCACCGAtcactacgcttttttttttattccacatcATGTTAAAGAAATTCGCTTTTTGTGGATACCCGGACAATGTGGATTAGCACTTAATGAGATTGCAGACCACTATCCAAGaaacgaaaacagaaaataatttatATTCACTATTAATTAAATATGGATAGTGCAGATCAATAAGTTAACAGGAAGCAAGAAGTTCGTATTATGTTTCCAGAACTATTCTTAGACCATGCCTTCCACCGAGAGCCATGGCCAATCCCTCCCCTTCGTGGGTACGTGCCAGAATTTTGAAGATGAAAGCCTTTGTAAAAAATTACACGGACGTGAATTTTAACGTTTGCTTATTACTCTACTCTTGCATATCTGAGCAGAGATAACTTGAATATTAAGACGTACCGTTTTACGCTTGTAAGAACCACGACCTACTGTCGTGGTAAGAACACCGGAGTTAAACTTAGTGCTCCGCTAAACATAGCATAATATGGTGCGAGTCTTCAAACATTGATATCGAAAGAAGTTCGCGGGCATGGGAGCGCGCCTTTCTAACGCCAGCCTGCGCCAGCGCGACTACGCCTCCGTCATGAATTTTCTAGACATTTATTATCTAAAGTTCAGAAACTGCTAAGGCCTTGTGCCTAGCGACAGTGCCAACTGTCCGGTGCAGTTATATTTGCCATCAACGAGTGTGGCAGCGTTTCCAAGCCGCCGAAAATGAAATGTCAACGTAAATATTACTTTTGCAACCGCTGAGTGTAATGGCTGGGACATATCACCATGTCTACGTTGGAATACCGAGACTCGCCGCACCGATCGCCGCAGGAAACACTTTACGGGTACTGCTGGTGCCGCAGTGTCGCCAACAAAGTGCACAGTTTGAAAAGAGCATGCTGCGGCGCGCTTGTTCGAGACGCCTGTGTCCTACTTCGAGTCCTGCCCTCCCTGCCAGTCACTTTTATTCCCGAGCTTCTTGCGAGAGCCGTGGAAGACGGACGGGACAGAGCTGCGCAGCTTTTAGTCTCTTTCTGGCCTGATAGCTCGCTTGATCTGCCTGCCGTTCTCGGTGGAACCTGCCCTCTCATTCACCACCCAAAACGCGTTGTGGCGACGACAGCTATTGTGCGGGCTTTTGTAGAGCTATCACTCAAAGGAGACAAAGATGACCTGTGCTCTCTTAACGTCACAGGCTTTCAGGTGGGTCCCGAACTGTTGGAATTTGTCCAGCGCAAGATGGCTGTGTTCTCGAGGAAGGAGTCGTGGAGCAGTCCACGCAACCTGCAGTGCGACTTCTTCATTGGTGAGCCACACTCGTTCGACGTCTTCACTTCCCTTTTGCAGCACCGGTTGAGCAAGAAAGTGCTGCTCTTTGAAATTCGCAACCTGGAGGTCGAGGGCGTTGGTGAAGCGAGGCTGCTGCAGCTCCTCGACATGCTCGACTCGGACGCGCTCACCGGCCTCAGTGTGGCTTACAACTCTCTTCAGAACCAAGGGTTGTTGCGAGTTTCGGAGCAGctgcggcgcttccgtggactcGTCGCACTCGATTTGTCGTCCAATGGCGTCCGCCGCGGGGACGTACGGCACTACGACTACCTTTCAGACACCATTCGCGTTAT
This Dermacentor albipictus isolate Rhodes 1998 colony chromosome 1, USDA_Dalb.pri_finalv2, whole genome shotgun sequence DNA region includes the following protein-coding sequences:
- the LOC135909405 gene encoding leucine-rich repeat-containing protein 14-like, whose protein sequence is MSTLEYRDSPHRSPQETLYGYCWCRSVANKVHSLKRACCGALVRDACVLLRVLPSLPVTFIPELLARAVEDGRDRAAQLLVSFWPDSSLDLPAVLGGTCPLIHHPKRVVATTAIVRAFVELSLKGDKDDLCSLNVTGFQVGPELLEFVQRKMAVFSRKESWSSPRNLQCDFFIGEPHSFDVFTSLLQHRLSKKVLLFEIRNLEVEGVGEARLLQLLDMLDSDALTGLSVAYNSLQNQGLLRVSEQLRRFRGLVALDLSSNGVRRGDVRHYDYLSDTIRVMPRLQRLNIKSCRIGGYLNTLVARCSREITHLDLSACGLRQQDLRVIGHFHSLTSLLLSDNNFFNMVAELINVLFMLERLQVMHLSNCELRADSFNVLWESLRVSGSNLRSLDLSWNKLSEDNLAVIVRDFEAGWLPGLVHLLLPVPSNPSPAYFELIKRLEVVSPHLKVQPDLV